A single genomic interval of Deltaproteobacteria bacterium harbors:
- a CDS encoding xanthine dehydrogenase family protein, which yields MATPLVGIGKMVGAEVRRVEDPRVLLGKTRYVDDIQLPNTVAMAFARSPYAHANITRIDVSAAKEHPGVLAVLTGADIAADILPLRVEYDPVRAPKHKSCNWPVLAQEKVRFVGEAVAVVVAVNRYVAEDAASLIDVDYDPLDTIWDVEKALTADSPLVHDEWGDNLMQEIKVEIGEVSKAFQEADCVVAERFVTGRHMAMPMETRGCLANFEAATDSLTLWSSTQTPHVVRTHLAKTINFPEHHIRVVAPDVGGGFGLKGHLFGEEVLAAFLSRRLGRPVKWIEDRREHLTASLHAKQQVVCGELALKKDGTILGITGRYISDVGAYSDYPWGSALEAGHAASAMPGPYKIPAYRFEALSVATNKTTIGPYRGVGLPIAILTMERLMDLAAQKLGIDRIELRLRNMIRQQDHPYTTITGAEIESGSHQEALRMALEMINLEEFRAEQQRARQQGRHIGLGVGCYIEGTAPSSQAFQAMGAPVGGYESATVRMDVHGKVTVLVGTHSHGQSHETTFAQIVADELGVSIADVKIIEGDTTAIPYGWGTWGSRSAVTGGGATIIASRKIREKLLRAASRLSEIPSDDLQLADGMVRRKQDGATVVPIKDIAQRILFAQFAGEEPGLEGTSHYEPPPSTHSNATHVATVEVDPETGQVKLLRYVVVEDCGTIINPMVVDGQIQGGVAQGIGTALYEQALYDENGQFLTGTLMDYLIPTAVDVPRVEIGHISSPSPYTPTGIKGMGEGGAIAPPAAIANAVCDALAPFNVRISEVPITLERVLQAIERGRNGQ from the coding sequence TGTTAGCCGTTCTCACCGGGGCAGATATCGCCGCTGACATTCTCCCGCTGCGAGTTGAGTATGACCCGGTACGTGCTCCGAAGCATAAATCCTGCAATTGGCCAGTGCTGGCACAAGAGAAAGTGCGCTTTGTGGGTGAAGCTGTAGCGGTGGTTGTCGCCGTGAATCGCTATGTGGCCGAAGATGCCGCGAGCCTGATCGATGTCGATTACGATCCGCTTGATACGATCTGGGATGTCGAGAAAGCACTCACGGCTGACTCGCCACTCGTGCACGACGAGTGGGGAGATAACCTCATGCAGGAGATCAAGGTTGAGATTGGCGAGGTCAGCAAAGCCTTTCAAGAAGCCGACTGTGTGGTCGCCGAACGTTTTGTGACGGGGCGACACATGGCAATGCCGATGGAGACGCGTGGCTGTTTAGCCAATTTTGAAGCAGCCACGGACTCTCTGACATTATGGTCTTCGACGCAAACGCCACACGTCGTGCGCACGCATCTCGCCAAGACGATCAATTTTCCTGAACATCATATTCGTGTAGTCGCTCCTGACGTTGGTGGTGGCTTTGGCTTGAAAGGGCACTTATTTGGTGAAGAAGTGCTCGCTGCGTTCCTCAGCCGTCGGCTGGGGCGACCAGTGAAATGGATCGAAGATCGCCGTGAACATTTAACCGCGTCGCTCCATGCCAAACAGCAAGTTGTTTGTGGCGAACTGGCGCTCAAGAAAGACGGGACTATCCTCGGTATCACCGGTCGTTATATTAGCGATGTCGGGGCATATTCAGATTATCCCTGGGGCTCAGCCCTCGAAGCCGGACACGCAGCTTCCGCCATGCCTGGGCCATACAAAATTCCTGCCTATCGTTTTGAGGCGTTGTCTGTGGCGACTAACAAGACAACCATTGGACCGTATCGTGGGGTTGGGTTGCCGATTGCCATATTGACGATGGAGCGCCTGATGGATCTGGCAGCGCAGAAGCTGGGAATCGATCGTATCGAACTGCGCCTGCGTAATATGATTCGCCAGCAAGATCATCCGTATACAACCATTACTGGTGCTGAGATTGAAAGTGGCAGCCATCAAGAAGCGCTTCGTATGGCGCTGGAGATGATCAATCTCGAAGAGTTTCGTGCTGAGCAACAACGTGCGCGACAGCAGGGACGTCATATCGGTTTAGGCGTCGGGTGTTACATCGAGGGCACTGCGCCGAGTTCACAAGCATTTCAAGCAATGGGGGCGCCGGTTGGCGGATATGAATCTGCGACGGTGCGTATGGATGTTCATGGGAAAGTGACGGTGCTGGTGGGCACGCATTCGCATGGGCAGAGTCACGAGACGACCTTTGCCCAAATCGTGGCAGATGAACTCGGGGTCTCAATCGCTGATGTCAAAATCATTGAAGGAGACACCACCGCCATACCTTATGGCTGGGGAACCTGGGGGAGTCGGAGCGCAGTCACTGGTGGTGGAGCGACGATTATTGCTTCACGTAAAATCAGAGAGAAATTACTACGCGCTGCCTCACGGCTCAGCGAAATACCGTCTGATGATCTGCAACTTGCTGATGGGATGGTGCGACGCAAACAGGATGGTGCGACTGTCGTTCCCATCAAAGATATTGCCCAGCGTATTCTGTTTGCGCAGTTTGCCGGTGAAGAGCCGGGACTTGAGGGAACGTCTCACTACGAACCGCCACCATCAACCCACTCGAATGCGACCCATGTGGCGACGGTGGAAGTCGATCCCGAAACTGGTCAAGTCAAGCTGCTGCGCTATGTCGTGGTTGAAGACTGTGGCACGATTATCAACCCGATGGTGGTTGATGGGCAGATCCAAGGCGGCGTCGCGCAAGGCATTGGTACGGCCTTATATGAACAAGCGCTCTATGACGAGAACGGGCAGTTTCTCACCGGGACGCTGATGGACTACCTGATCCCAACCGCAGTCGATGTGCCTCGTGTTGAAATTGGCCATATTTCGAGCCCCTCGCCGTACACGCCAACAGGAATCAAAGGCATGGGAGAGGGCGGAGCGATTGCTCCACCAGCGGCGATTGCCAATGCTGTGTGTGATGCATTGGCGCCTTTCAATGTTCGCATCAGCGAGGTGCCCATCACCCTAGAGCGTGTGTTACAAGCGATTGAGCGGGGGAGGAATGGACAGTAG